In one Castor canadensis chromosome 15, mCasCan1.hap1v2, whole genome shotgun sequence genomic region, the following are encoded:
- the Tmed6 gene encoding transmembrane emp24 domain-containing protein 6, which translates to MSPLLLQAGLVVLSLVTSTGSQKADSLSSSGDQPLFHGADRHDFAIMIPPGGSECFWQFAHQTGYFYFSYEVQRILGMSHDGHVSATAHTPRGFLIDTSQDVRGQINFATQETGFYQLCLKNDQNHFGSVQVYLNFGIFYEGLEMDHKQSQRKQLNDTLDAIEDSSQRVQNNVFHMWRFYNFARMRQTADLFLLQSNHAYVNWWSAAQSLAIIISGILQLYFLKRLFSGPTTTDTKKPRC; encoded by the exons ATGTCCCCTTTGCTCCTCCAGGCTGGACTGGTGGTTCTGAGTCTAGTGACTTCCACTGGAAGTCAGAAGGCAGACTCCCTAAGCAGCTCTGGGGACCAACCACTCTTCCATGGAGCTGATCGCCATGACTTTGCCATCATGATCCCTCCAGGAGGCTCGGAATGCTTCTGGCAATTTGCCCACCAGACTGGATATTTCTATTTCAGTTATGAG GTTCAGCGGATACTTGGGATGTCACATGATGGGCATGTTTCTGCCACCGCACATACCCCACGGGGATTCCTCATAGACACCTCCCAGGATGTTCGGGGCCAGATTAACTTTGCTACCCAAGAAACAG GTTTCTATCAGCTTTGTCTTAAAAATGACCAAAATCACTTTGGTTCTGTGCAAGTGTACCTCAACTTTGGCATCTTCTATGAGGGACTGGAGATGGACCACAAACAGAGTCAAAGAAAACAACTTAATGATACTCTGGATGCAATTGAG GATAGTTCACAAAGGGTGCAGAACAATGTCTTTCACATGTGGCGATTCTACAACTTTGCCAGGATGAGGCAAACGGCTGACCTTTTCCTTCTCCAATCAAACCATGCCTATGTGAACTGGTGGTCAGCAGCCCAGAGCCTTGCTATTATTATTTCTGGGATCCTGCAGCTGTATTTCTTGAAGCGTCTCTTCAGTGGTCCAACAACTACTGACACAAAGAAGCCAAGATGCTAA